A stretch of Tachyglossus aculeatus isolate mTacAcu1 unplaced genomic scaffold, mTacAcu1.pri scaffold_298_arrow_ctg1, whole genome shotgun sequence DNA encodes these proteins:
- the LOC119923844 gene encoding putative olfactory receptor 2W6 — MANVTDSSLTGFILVGFSDRPRLELVLSGVILIFYLLILNGNTTINLLSSLDPRLHTPMYFFLTNLSFLEFCYTTSSIPQMLYNLRGADKTISYPGCAIQLYFVLAFGGVESVLLAVMSYDRYAAFCQHLHYSVIMSPRLCGQLASLAWLIGLGNSLFMSPQTLLLSRCGHRRVDHFLCEMPALISLACVDTLLIEAVAFALDILIILAPLMLILASYIFTTRAVLRIKSAVGRQKAFNTCGSHLTVVSLFYGTIIYVYLHPADSAPQDQGNFPTLFYTIITSCANPLIYSLRNKDVKGALKKVLVGRRAEQEEIFVF, encoded by the exons ATGGCAAATGTCACTGATAGCTCGTTGACAGGGTTCATCTTGGTGGGCTTCTCTGACCGGCCCAGACTGGAGTTGGTGCTCTCTGGGGTCATCTTAATCTTCTACCTCCTCATCCTAAATGGCAACACGACCATCAACCTCTTGTCGTCCCTGGACCCtcgactccacacccccatgtacttcttcctcaccaacctctccttTCTGGAATTCTGCTACACCACCAGCTCCATCCCCCAGATGCTGTACAACCTGCGGGGGGCAGACAAGACCATCTCATACCCGGGCTGTGCCATCCAGCTCTACTTTGTCCTAGCCTTCGGGGGTGTGGAGTCCGTCCTGTTGGCGGtcatgtcttatgaccgctatgctgcctTCTGCCAGCATCTCCATTACAGTGTCATAATGTCCCCACGACTCTGTGGCCAGCTGGCCTCCCTGGCCTGGTTGATTGGGTTGGGAAACTCTCTGTTCATGTCTCCCCAGACCCTGCTCCTTTCCCGTTGTGGCCACCGCCGAGTGGACCACTTCCTGTGTGAGATGCCAGCTCTGATTAGCCTGGCCTGTGTTGACACCTTGTTGATTGAAGCCGTGGCCTTTGCACTGGACATCTTAATCATCCTTGCCCCACTGATGCTAATTCTGGCCTCCTACATCTTCACCActcgggctgtgctgaggatcaaGTCAGCGGTTGGGCGGCAGAAGGCTTTCaacacctgtggctctcacctcACTGTCGTCAGTCTCTTCTATGGCACTATCATCTACGTGTACCTGCATCCGGCTGACAGTGCGCCTCAGGACCAAGGCAACTTTCCCACGCTCTTCTACACCATCATCACCTCATGTGCCAATCCCCTCATCTACTccctgaggaataaagatgtgaaaggGGCTCTGAAGAAGGT ACTTGTAGGCAGAAGGGCAGAACAAGAAGAAATATTTGTTTTCTGA